The proteins below are encoded in one region of Pseudophryne corroboree isolate aPseCor3 chromosome 8, aPseCor3.hap2, whole genome shotgun sequence:
- the LOC134948219 gene encoding uncharacterized protein LOC134948219 isoform X2, producing the protein MGGALPIKFRWPILRDKVSRYNLADTVTVSLVKGDGHLGMRLIQNDENFLEVSHIVQKGPLFNVLHIGDEIIKFNNKKVLGWTVKEFWALEGNTKPGDKIKILVYRGRPEGSTLREDDSSEEGPAPAVQHAASSRGPADNATPAVSPVPHHAASAILPTSAVQRAASAILSAVQRSASAIVPSPVPQNGASVVDPAENQNGASVVDPAENQCGASAVDPEEYQNGASAVDPEENENGASAVDPEEYLSGASASKRSVIISHADRVEISHAAHVIISHAARVEILHADSIEIAHADHVVLPQRARGKKVKKISWMGRFVKFVDEAIADLSDCCSAPGLLWCLL; encoded by the exons ATGGGTGGAGCTTTGCCGATTAAGTTTCGCTGGCCGATCCTCCGGGATAAG GTCTCCAGATACAACTTGGCTGACACAGTAACAGTCTCTCTGGTAAAGGGGGATGGACATCTTGGAATGAGGCTGATTCAGAATGATGAGAACTTCCTCGAGGTTTCCCACATAGTACAGAAAGGACCACTCTTCAATGTACTACATATAG GAGACGAAATAATAAAGTTCAACAACAAAAAAGTTCTGGGATGGACCGTGAAGGAATTCTGGGCTCTTGAGGGGAACACCAAGCCTGGAGATAAGATCAAGATATTAGTGTACCGCGGTCGCCCAGAAGGTTCAACTTTACGAGAAGATGATTCGTCAGAGGAAGG ACCAGCACCAGCAGTTCAGCACGCCGCATCTAGCAGAGGACCAGCAGATAATGCCACACCTGCTGTATCACCAGTTCCTCATCATGCCGCATCTGCAATATTACCAACATCAGCAGTTCAGCGTGCCGCATCTGCCATATTATCAGCAGTTCAGAGATCCGCATCTGCCATAGTCCCATCACCAGTTCCTCAGAATGGAGCATCTGTCGTAGATCCGGCGGAGAATCAGAATGGCGCATCTGTCGTAGATCCGGCAGAGAATCAGTGTGGCGCATCTGCCGTAGATCCGGAAGAGTATCAGAATGGCGCATCTGCCGTAGATCCGGAAGAGAATGAGAATGGCGCATCGGCCGTAGATCCGGAAGAGTATCTGAGTGGCGCATCTGCCAGTAAGCGTAGTGTTATCATCTCACACGCAGATAGGGTTGAAATATCACACGCAGCGCATGTTATAATCTCGCACGCAGCTCGTGTAGAAATCCTACATGCAGATAGTATTGAGATCGCCCACGCAGATCACGTTGTTCTCCCACAGAGAGCCAGAGGAAAAAAGGTCAAGAAGATCAGTTGGATGGGCAGATTTGTTAAATTCGTGGATGAAGCGATCGCAGATTTGAGTGACTGCTGCAGCGCACCAGGATTACTGTGGTGCCTGTTGTAA